ACCAACACATTGCATCAATAATTTGTTTAGcatcatatttttaaaataaaatgctgCCCTTGTAATTCCAAATCATTAGTATTTTCTGTACTTATCAAAAGAATATTGCATCAGCCAAGTTCTTTAACTTGGGAGCACTTGCTTGAATATAAGAGAAGGAGGGGGTCTGacatcaatgtgattgctgaacttcttTTTCACACTTTTAACCAAATTCTGAAattttcacaccttcaatgataatgTGTTCTCTGTtttttactactgagatgttgattaAAAATTTTCTTATAATGTGATGTACAGTCCTGGGTTTCTGGTTAatgttttaatgtgtttaccaagTTTTTAAATTGTGGTTTGgccgctacaattttcatcatgggtTTACATCCTATATCAAACATGTCAATGTCACGTGTGTGAACATTCCTTTAGGGAGAGGGGGGACTTTTTTTTTGCCCAAATGAATTATGTTAGTTTATTGAgcgtgtgtgacattgtgtgatcaatCCTAAGGGATGGCAATCTCACTCTACCTTGATGCTATATCAGTATGACACTATACTCACAGCATTAAAAAGTCATAACTCATGAACGAAACacaatatttgtcaaaaaatataCACAGGAGGTATTGAGATAAATACTTCTCCTGACTCAATGTATCCCTGTGATCTTGACAACTTACAAAGAACTGGTTCATCAAAAGACCCAATATCACACGAGACTGGAGGTATTCTGTTTTGactaaaataatgtacatttgtcCATAACAgtttttcatctttttctttCCGGTCTTCTTTCTCTCTTCTCTTCCAATTTTGTTGTTTATCTGTTCTTAATTTCTCACTGTTTTTTGTTGAATCAACAACTTTCGCAGATGGCGTTTTGTGAAATCTTTTACTTCCTGGCGTTGTACATTCATCTGAAGATTTCCTGTACGAAGAAATAAAAAAGGTGTATTACACTCTTTGATGTCAACTTCAGTAAATGTGTTTcatatactgtaacagtgtaagTCTAGTAGTATAACAAAGGATTGAAACATCATGCAAAGGAACTAACTACTTCTGTATGTTGGCGTATAAATAGCGCCACCACAGGCAAaactttaaacaaaatattatgaCTTAGcaccacagagggcgctattaaCTGCCACCCTTCATCTACTACAGGAACTGACAACATGGATGGTTTACGTTGTTTTCAAAgtcaatacaaaatattactcaGCTAAAAAAGAGCAGTTATTTAAAAGAATAAACTTCAAGGTTTCTTGCAAGCCAAATACTCACTTGCTTTGAGACCTTATATAATACTTATtgaattgttcttttctctttttttaaataaatttttttatgtttttgttcacttggcAAGTGGCCGTTTTAGCAAATAAACTTCCAACAAACCTACCTTTTTTGTAACTGTGTAGAAATCTGTCGTTTTTGGGGGGATTCTGTTTCCTGAGATTTACTACTCTTGTGTGCAAGGCTCATCCGCCTTTCCATTCGTTCCAGCCGACATTTTAACTAGAGACCAAGGTACAACACAACAGTCAATATTGAGTACTAAAACATTTATAACTAAACACAACTAAATCTAACTAAACACACACCATAATATTTGACAGGCTAAGAGCTTTTCGCCTGCAACCTGTTAGTCTTGTTCACTCGACAATAGATGGCATAGTTTGGTACAATCACCTCAAAAAGTGACATAATCAATGAGATGCTGCCATAGAAATTATGGAAAAAATTAGCATCTATTATATCATAAGTCTACTACAAGTTAAATTTTCAAATGGATCAAACACTCAATATTGCTTTCATAAAACCATATTTTTGGTATTCAATTTATGAACCAGTTCCAAATCATTTAATTCATGTGTTCAGTGTAGTactacagaaacaacaaaagtGTCGTGACCTCTGTTCGACCCTTGCACTCGTTTCGTTTATGGCACTGCATTATGGGAGTAGTGTACACATTCATTATACTTATATAGACGCCAGTGACGAAacgtgttgttattgttgtgtaCAAAGTCTAATAAAATAGCCCGAATGATCTCGCGCCCTTTCACCAGTCGAGAGGTCTTACTATCTTTGCACTCGCGAAAAGGTGTGCATTGTAAACCAACAAAGACCAGTCTCGATTTGTGTAATTgtaaatcaaacaatttatcGAATCATGGAAACGACATCGCGTTACCATTCTACACCGGAAGAACTTCTCCCAGACCGGAAGTAAATTCGGCTATTTGAATGCAAACCAAGTCCTGAAATTGATAAGTGTGTATTGCGTTTAAATTTGTCGCTGAATTCAATATAAAGAATAAAGCATACGCTTTCTAATCTGGGGATATGTTGTTTCCAAGAGAAATTGTACAAAGAGACGGGAAAATCCACATTGACTGCAGCGTACCCGCCATGTTGATGATGAGAAGCCATTGAAGGGTCAGTCGCATTCATGCTAATGACTGCACAAACACCTAATTCATATGCATCGCTGTCCTTTCAACGGTTTAAAACGTTGTCAACTAAATAACCGTTGATTGTCATGTGACCTTCTATTCCTCTATGGATTCCGCGATAGAAATAAAACTGAAGCTGAAAATAACACTTTACCGTGTCTCTCTCGGTTCGCAACGTCTTCACTTCGCGATCTTTCGCCAGTAGTTGTTGTTGCTGCTCTTGAATTAAGTCTAAGTGCAGAAGCAGGAGTTCTTTCAAATGCTTTACTTGTGATTCTAACCGTGTCCTTTCTTCTTCCTCCTGAAACGTTTGCTCACTGTCCGATCTACCTATGTTGTTCGATGTACAAAGCTCCTTTGAATTAGAAACGTCTTGTGCGAACGATTTACTTGTAACGTTCGTATTATTGTCATCGTGATTTGAAAGGTGGTTAGTGACAGTGGACGGCATCTCGCCATAAACTGCTGAATTTCTTGACATATTCTTTCGGTGTACACCTGGTCGACCCTCGATCTTCACACGTTGAGGTCCGACGATTTCCGATTTCATGTTTCCCGGAGCCATGAAGCAGTGGAAAATCAACTTCACACTGAAATACCTTGCAAAATCGATACTACAAAATACGACCTAGCCATTGTTGTAGTTAGACATACGGACACGTGATGTCGAGCCGCGCTTGCTAATGAATAATAATTGTGTCCTCGTTCAACGCTATTTATAAAATTAGTATCTAGTTTTgaacttttgaaataaattgaaagtTAGAAAACACAGACATTTAATATGTTActtattttttaaagatttgtatcacttaaaatgaaatttatagATAATAGTTTGCAATAATacttgtgaaataaaataacattcttTATTCTTACCCATTGACGTCATATTGTGTTTGCTAACTCTGCCAGGATGCAACTTTAAGGGAACACGTTACATTTGAACTCCTAATAAGTCGATTATTAAAATGTTTAGGTTATTAATGTTCTATATCTGTGTTCACACCTACCATAACGGGAATctgaaaaataattgtttacattgtattgtgatAGATTGTTAAATAGGGGCAAAGTTTCAACTGAACTCAGCAATGTCTCTGTGGCGCAATCGGTTAGCGCGTTCGGCTGTTAACCGAAAGGTTGATGGTTCAAGCCCATCCAGGGACggttatcatttttttctttataagtgtaatgtttttattttattattttccttgtaaatcttttttcttttcttttttaccagtttattttctatttatttctTCACTATCATCTGCCAAAAAATCGTGTAAATAAATACTTCCTTTACCAACAAAAAGCTCAGTATAgtatttagaaatgttgcatCTATTTTAAGAAAATATAGGTAGGCCCAAGTATATTGGTAAATGGTGTCAACAAGGATATACAACACAGTGCAGGCGGGCCCGTGGGAGACAGACAGAATTGTGCCTGTGTCTCAACGAATGCATGACTACCTACATCgtattagactgtaagatacgtcgtgccgttcgttccgccctcaccggcctcctctcatcCTCTCACGActatcgctacactattccactatccaaactgaaactttgattttttttttaaattttcgcTCCGAATAGTGTAAGTAGTTCTTGTGggggaggggttgaccgatgtgtaaGTACGGCGTACCCGAGACCAGACCACATCCGTACATATGAGACAAAATTTGTTGTATGGGCATACCGGATGGGGCCTTTATTTCTACCAGCAGCTGGGAAATAACAATAGAAGTCAGTTACTTATGAAAAGACAGTGTAATAGTGGTCAATATCATCTGTACTGAGGTAGCGCAGTGACaggtttaaatcttgagcgaaagctcggTTTTGAATCTCTCCCCATATTAAACTGTTGGAGCGTCATTTTTTCAAACAGACAACCACTATATTTTCACTTGGAAATACCAATAATGTAGACATTGCACATATTAGTCAGTGATCGATATTATCCATATTAAAGCAGTATGTACAGAACCagcaggttgaaatcgtgatcgttgttgagggcgctgatttgcGAGTGCGGACCCATAAatcaaatttgatttcatttatcatgtatacagttaCACAAATACGTTTACTAACAAGTGATGCATGTAATACTGTTGACGGTgaacgatattacgagtaagttattgtacctttTTAAAGTAacaatactaaaaaaaaaacgttccaGGTGCATTACTAATATCCCAGACAGTACACAAATTTACATTGTGGGTTGCTGTTCGTACAGTACAGTAGATCTGCATAGTTACGTAGGCCATACGATTTAACAATTTGGAACTTTATTACTAGTAAGAATTCTCATGTGATTTCCTGTCCATACCATCAGTATTCTGCATTTAATCGCGTTTTTCTCTCCTTTGCGAAATGAATAAAAATTTGGGTTAATGTGATGTCCGAATTTATTTCGAGATTGTGTATTTTACTAGTATAATACATTTTGCCCCTAGTCGTGACTGCACAAGCACATAAAAAGGGAATTATGCCATCGTGTATACGCAATGACGATAAATTTGAACCGTGGATTCACCAGTAAACACATGGGAGTCGATAGCAATATCATTTAATGACGATGGTGATTATCATGGTGAATCCtcattaaaatgacattttaaattcCTGTCATACCATTGTAAGACACTACAGATGGCGACTAAACATTGTGAAAAAGCATACTCCTAGCTTCCGATAGCTACTCTGAATTACAGTAAAAGATAAAGCGAAATCTATAGGACAAGTGAGTCGGCTACCACTCTGACCGTATACTAACAGTAGGTTGATACATGTGGAAAATacgcaaattaaaaaaaataaaaaaataaaaaaaaccatagGTCATTATATGAAACCTTTATTCCACATCTACTGTCTATGCTACAACCCATTCAATACCTACTCAGACCCGAAAGACGAAGAACGCTGCATGCTGCGAATCTTAATTTCAGAATCCTCTCTTCTTTTGTGTATGTTAAATttgtgtgcgtgcgcgtgcgtgcgcgtgcgcGTTTTGAAAAAGTACTTGAAAAAAGTTATATGCCTCTGGGCTTGGTTGCTTAAATACGCAGATTGTAAGTTACTAGTCGTAGTATATCCAACCCAACTGTGAAAATAAGCTCCATTGCTTTATTCACCTCAGAGCGGTCTATTTCCTTCGTGCATTTGTTTtcgattgttgttgttgttgttgttgttgttgttgttgtttagggAGTGAGTGGACGCCCTTCCCCAACATCTCGAAACAATAACATCGAAATACAATTGAGGCCACATTATATTCTTAATTAGATTAATTTACATGCGAGGACGATATTTATAGAATATACATGAAATtattaatgatatttcattatgaTATATTTGAGCTTTTTAATGCCATTAATCACACGTCCATATATTATGCTTTGATagtgtgacacacacacacacacacacacacgcacacacacacacacacacacacacacacacacacacacacacacacacacacacacacacacacacacacacacacagaccatGTACCAGGCCTACCAGGAGTACCAATGTAACTCTATTTTGCTCTACGAATATACTACGTATGCATATTACATTAATGTTCACTTCAATAGTGACGTATACAATATACTCTagatagcccagagacttggctatctgacacagCACATTTCTGTTCTAGAGAACGACAATATCACGATATGTGTCAGAGACAATTaattgtctgtgtatgtgtgaagAGCCGATAAACCGGGCGATAAACAGCCAAGTCTGTCACGTCTCAGTTCTGACTACCTATTACCACTGACAGCATACGTACACCTTGGTTTCTCATAGCGATAAATAACAATCACCAAAATTGTACTAAAAGTCACTCTGACGGCCAAGGTGGGAAAGTGGAAAGATCAGCAGTATAATTCGTGATTATATAATCGCAGTATTTATTGCAAGTCAGCGCAGTTCATTGGGTTGACGTAATCTCTAATGAACGTCGATCGAGCTCGAGTGATTATTTTGATAACGTCATCGATGTCATGGACACTGTTGACGTGGCGTTATTTCGACACAATAGAACACAATATTAACACACTCATGCtaacaatatcaatatatgcATATTCTACTAAAGAATCCTCCATGTATTGTCACAAACAAGTGTCTGTGGTATTATACAGCTATACTCAATATGTGCAATTAGTGACATTTCCATGCAAGAAATAATCACGATGAAAATGCCGCGGCGCGTAACAggtatttgaccttgaccacATATGTCTGaggatagtctcggttacccagaatCTCCACCCTAGCAGGCCATGAAGTTAGACGTCATGTGACAGTGGCGAGACTGGGTAACGAGACTTGTATGTGCGTAGATCTACGCTGACATTCATCGTATCGCCTGTGTAAGGGACCGGtaagtttcttcggccgggggggggggggtcggtggattgcgaggggggtcaccctgtttttgaaattggcagtggggggggtcatgctgttttgaaaattgtggataggggggtcattgtgttttggattgtgatggaagaagaaaatccttttctacaatggcatatagccttgtctgaactgactggtacatgtataattattattgtccctgtttcttacataaattctttaatattacttcacttaagagttcaaacatacctctactatatacatatacatgtatcatctagctaccacactagctACAGAACATGTtgtgtaaatgcttggctgtttcataAAGttaatgcttcacttatattgtaCTTGGGGCAAAAGtaaacttgaaggtttcgtaattgATGGTAATCTTcagagatagtttataaaagaagttaatctaaattgttctactctttcGTATGATGAGTAGatgcactttctattttggacactatatgttatcgacactacaaatcaccacatctcatcagattccagtttctattatacactagctATGGCCACCTAAacttctctaacataccagtgaattttaatactatacatgcaatattaatgccactgtaccaatgttacgggaccatttttatgtgacatgggaaactcatttaaaacttacattaactTTAGCTTTGAAAACTTTCGaagctttgaaatattacctcaaaggctatgaataacctaaaaattgccttaatagaacCAAAAGTCCTCCGGATCTGCTAGGGGAGACCCccaggactccctcaccccccagaggtcattcatgcattcaaccaacaatcagacgCACCAGCCTTTTTAATGTCATATGGTATTAAGAAGTTTCACCCTATGCtgatttgagatgatattgtcttttaagatgtgaaatgtttgccaagatcaAGATAGTcaaaaaattgccttaaactccaaatctccctcaacaatgatactaccattagatgtgctgacctttactataatgatggcATTTAACTtaagaccccctaggacccctaTAAGAGGTGTACGTACATATTCTCTTCTCAAGCTATCCCATTATCTTTCACGGTctagatgctattaaactccattttgaatatatttaccctgtgtggtcaataattatgtgatagtgctatcccaggatcttgtaaagtatttatgagacagtcaagcagtccacattgattcatgataaaaaaaaaaacctgttatGTGAACatggtatggggggggggggtcatcatgttatAGAATGAAGTGttgggggtcagcctgtttttggttttacagatagggggtcacacagtgactttttgtcgacCCGAtggcaaaatgttttgaattttcgctccgAACATATAGTGCCTGATAAGTGGTAGCGCCATAGTTCTTGAAGTCTACACTACATGTAGGCTACACTCCCCAGGGATGGTACCAGTGGCCAGTCCTGTTAGTGTTAGGGGGTGTGTGGCCTGTGTTGgaaaccccagaccccattttagacccactttgaccaaaaatcaataaccCATTTTAGaacatttacatgtttttttaacGGGCTAAGAACACGCACCCAAAGGGCgacacatatacgtatactcaaatacagggagtagcccccccccccccacggggggggggggctatattACACTTAGTACGTACCAGCTAACATGCCACTTTGAGCTAGCTGCTGGGGttgtttttttcactgtcttattgtgaaaaaaaaacatattgagGTATGTTTCATCAaagttaaaatcaatcaatcaccgAAGTCAATTATAAAGCGCCAGTATTCAATACTCGGTGAAATTCAGAGGTGTTGTACAACTACGCATGCGTGTTGAAAGCTCTGCTGAAAAAATACCTAGTAGATTGAAACTTGAATATTGTATTCGCAATGCCCGTGTACCATGAATGACTCCCCTGGTGACGTCAGTACGCAATAGCAATTTGCAATAGTcaaaagaatatataaaacacacatatttgtattcttcaaagtaaatttcatgttttcaatggttagtttacatatttgtattctCAAAATCCTTATTTAATTATTACGAATATCTCACCGTATCTCCTCATAAAAACtattgtattataatatattatattacatacacattaATATCTTTTAAATTTTGTGTTGATATCCAAGTCCCATGGACTCGATTCGAAGCAAAGGAGGAAATGTtactatttctttctttctttctttcttgtcaGTGAATTGCTCTCGTGTGATTTTCAGTCCATTTTATTGGGTACGTGCGACGACTGCTAAGGCTAATGTAAcatggtataatgtacatgACACCGTGTGGTAGCGAGACGCTTCAGATGAACAACGTTAGAGGGCGCTCTCCCATAGAAAATAGTCAGCGGTCCCAATACCACTTTTATGTTATAAATTCAACACTGAATTACACATTTTCACACTGACTTTTTTCATATTAGCAATTACAGATTATGTCATGCTGataattattttcagttttaccGCTCGTAAGGGATTCTTCAATAATATGGGAGGGGGTTGCATTCTCACAAGTCAGagtaaataatttcaaactagCTGAAGCGTTAAAATATAGTGAAGGGACGTCTCTCAAGTGCTACTGTAAAGTGGTTAGTGTTTTACAATGGTCgaaggcattggttatttccccCTAATACCACCACTGTGACAGTGAATGTGTGTGATTCCTGTGTTTGGACCACATTGGCATAGCTGAAGGTCAGAACTCCATGACTCGATGGGCTCAGTATCAACAATGTTGGGACTGATGTCAACATCCCCACTCCACCACATTCTCCACCTTATATCTTACCACACTATTCACCCGTGCACCCTtcactcctgtgagacccacttaTCTTTACTATTGATTTACTGCATGGTTTGTTAGTAGcaatttgactgatatgttctCACTACTGTACAACGATGACAGTACCAGCAGTGGGATGCCctaatcacaaaataatgcaaagttagctAATACAATGAGTAGAATGTGACCTCACcctaatttcattttctaaaacatggcCCTCCCAAGAACCCTCAGGAGATGTCGCATAGAGGTGACGTGAGTcagtgtctgtctctctgtatacTCTCAGTATATACTCTCAGGTGGCCAATTGAAGGGGGTCAATCAGAACACCATAAacataaagacattttcataaactttgggttctggagagtcctttcatgatttcacatcacataatctTAGCTCAGTTATTGTATTGACCTCGAACTGTCTCCTTTTTACAGACTTTactgtgttcttttccgatttctctcattaacaaactaccactgtttg
This region of Glandiceps talaboti chromosome 4, keGlaTala1.1, whole genome shotgun sequence genomic DNA includes:
- the LOC144433988 gene encoding uncharacterized protein LOC144433988, with the translated sequence MAPGNMKSEIVGPQRVKIEGRPGVHRKNMSRNSAVYGEMPSTVTNHLSNHDDNNTNVTSKSFAQDVSNSKELCTSNNIGRSDSEQTFQEEEERTRLESQVKHLKELLLLHLDLIQEQQQQLLAKDREVKTLRTERDTLKCRLERMERRMSLAHKSSKSQETESPQKRQISTQLQKRKSSDECTTPGSKRFHKTPSAKVVDSTKNSEKLRTDKQQNWKRREKEDRKEKDEKLLWTNVHYFSQNRIPPVSCDIGSFDEPVLLPEWRINIVSTVPVCDGMEDITDEAYNRRHQKLEIDEKKRKRWDIQRIRELRQHEKLERKLLKKDQQLQILTTFRPNTYEAECIEVQDLLPVSVFSQPLPSIQQTDFVLPWFDIKARAKEEKQRPPRRSGNKK